One Nitrososphaerales archaeon DNA segment encodes these proteins:
- a CDS encoding ABC transporter permease, translating into MNRLRLTLQRLSVIAFIVFMWELTTGGIDPRFMLFSPLLAGRPSLIVIDLYDYLISGLFLKDFIFTMQATFIGLFIGIVTGVGCGLLFAYHKGIAETLDPIFVGFNSLPRPALAPLLLIWFGLGIASKIFLAWSIVFFLVFYNTLLGVKSIDPDLIKVVKVMGASKLQIMKEVTLPAVFSWIFAAFRVSVSFALIGAIIGEFVGSHAGLGYRMAYSAGLFLTQRVYGILIILMFIGATLVEISKRIENAILKWRPQIVF; encoded by the coding sequence ATGAACCGTCTTAGATTGACTTTACAGAGGTTGTCTGTGATCGCATTCATAGTCTTTATGTGGGAGCTCACGACCGGGGGCATAGATCCTAGGTTTATGCTATTCTCCCCCTTACTGGCTGGACGCCCTTCTTTGATCGTCATCGACCTCTACGACTATTTAATCAGTGGTTTATTCCTCAAAGATTTCATCTTTACGATGCAAGCTACATTCATAGGGCTATTCATCGGGATTGTAACGGGTGTTGGCTGTGGCCTATTATTCGCCTACCATAAAGGCATCGCCGAAACCTTGGATCCCATATTCGTAGGGTTCAACTCTTTGCCAAGACCAGCACTCGCACCTTTACTCTTGATCTGGTTCGGTCTTGGGATCGCATCCAAAATATTCCTGGCTTGGTCGATCGTCTTCTTCCTAGTCTTCTACAATACCCTTTTAGGAGTTAAGAGTATAGATCCCGATCTGATAAAGGTCGTTAAGGTCATGGGCGCATCGAAACTCCAGATAATGAAGGAGGTCACACTCCCAGCGGTCTTCTCATGGATCTTCGCCGCCTTTAGAGTGAGTGTAAGTTTTGCACTGATCGGTGCGATCATAGGGGAGTTTGTCGGTTCTCACGCTGGACTTGGCTATAGGATGGCTTACTCCGCTGGCCTATTCCTGACACAGAGGGTCTATGGAATTCTGATCATCTTGATGTTTATAGGTGCTACTCTCGTTGAAATAAGCAAAAGGATTGAAAACGCTATATTGAAGTGGAGACCTCAGATCGTATTTTAA
- a CDS encoding ABC transporter ATP-binding protein: protein MSCKEKIVVRNLTVEYKKGVKALENVNFQVYDGEVITIIGVSGCGKTTLLNTILMLTKDEANIYGEIIIDGIDILNYKGSNIYQKLKIGYVTQRETLLPWRSALENVELGCEIRGMPKDERRKRAKELFKLVGLEGFEHRYPHELSGGMKQRISIIRSLAYDPDILLMDEPFGALDAHTRMILQRELSEILMKTKKTTIFITHDLSEAIILGNRIILLSKRPGTVKGIFESNFPFPRDPFKIQSSAEFTTLYREIFNELSKEAI from the coding sequence ATGAGCTGTAAAGAGAAGATCGTCGTTAGAAACCTCACCGTTGAATATAAAAAGGGTGTCAAGGCTCTTGAGAATGTGAACTTCCAGGTTTACGATGGTGAAGTCATTACGATTATAGGTGTCAGTGGGTGTGGAAAGACGACCCTTCTAAATACCATATTGATGCTTACGAAGGATGAAGCCAATATATATGGAGAAATCATCATCGATGGTATCGATATCCTCAACTACAAGGGGTCTAACATCTACCAGAAGTTGAAGATAGGATACGTTACTCAAAGAGAGACCCTACTACCTTGGAGGAGCGCTTTGGAAAATGTTGAACTGGGATGTGAAATCAGAGGGATGCCCAAGGATGAAAGAAGAAAAAGAGCGAAAGAGCTCTTTAAGCTCGTAGGTTTAGAAGGCTTCGAGCATAGATACCCTCACGAACTCTCAGGCGGTATGAAGCAGAGAATCTCCATAATTAGAAGCCTTGCCTACGATCCCGATATACTTCTTATGGATGAGCCATTTGGGGCTTTAGACGCTCATACGAGGATGATCCTCCAACGTGAGTTATCTGAAATACTAATGAAGACCAAGAAGACCACGATCTTCATCACTCATGATTTATCTGAAGCGATCATCCTCGGAAATCGTATCATTTTACTCTCAAAGAGGCCCGGTACTGTCAAGGGCATCTTCGAGTCGAACTTCCCCTTCCCCAGAGACCCCTTTAAGATTCAATCATCCGCTGAATTTACTACGTTGTATCGTGAAATATTTAATGAATTGAGCAAGGAGGCGATATAG